A region of the Planctomycetota bacterium genome:
ACTCTTGAGCATTTTATGAAAAAGGCGGATTTCCGAACGCGCAAGCGCGCCCAGGCAGTCTGGCTTTCCCATAATATGAAAACCGTTGAACAAATCTCAAAGGAATTAAACTGCTCGGAAAAAGCGGTTTATACCTGGCTTATGAAATACAAAAAATACGGGATAAAAAGCCTGTCTGCCCGGGACAGGAAAAAGAAACTGGCTCCCGAACAGCTTGATGAATTGATAAGCTTAAGCGGATGGTCATTCATCCACAGCAAGGGCAAATCCAAGCAATGGGAAGCCCGGTGGAGTTTTAAAAAGATGTCTTTGTGGATAAAAGATAAATGGGGTATCACCCTTTCCCCCGAACGCGTCAGGCAGATAATTCACAAGAAGCTGGCGGGAATATAATTTCAATTCGTCCTTATTCGTCTTATTCGTGTTCATCTTTTTCTTGACACCGACCGCTTGTTTTTGATATAGTCTGTGGTTTTGGATTATATATGAAAACCACTTTAGCGAGAAACGAAACCGTTAAGCGGGATTGGTATATCGTTGACGCCGCGGATAAAATCCTGGGGCGTTTAGCCAGCCCCTTGGCCATGATTCTGATGGGCAAGCATAAGCCTATCTACACCCCGCACGTTGATACCGGTGATTTTGTCATCGTGGTCAACGCGGATAAAGTCAAGGTGACCGGCAAGAAATTCAACCAGAAAACCTATAAACATTATACCGGTTACGGCGGCGGTTTAAAAGAAGTGCCCATGACCAAGATGATGGCGAAAAGGCCGGAAGAAATAATTTTCCAGGCGGTCAAAAGAATGGTGCCTTCCACCAAGCTGGGAAAAAGCATGATTATGAAACTTAAGGTTTTTAAGGGACCCAAGCATAACCATCAGGCGCAAATGCCCAAGCCGATTGAAGAATGCGCGTGGTGGAAAGGCATGCAAACCTTGAAAACCGCTAAACATAAAACAACACAAATAGGATAAAATATGACAGAAGCATTTACATTTCACGGGACAGGACGCCGCAAATCAGCCAAGGCACAGGTAGTCCTTAAAAAGGGCACCGGTAAAATAATGGTTAACCAGATGGACTACAACAAATATTTTACCACCATGCAGGAACAGGCAAACGTCCTGAAACCGTTGCAATTGCTTGACCTGGTAAACCGCTACGACGTAATTGCCAAGGTGAACGGCGGCGGCAAACACGGGCAGGCAGGCGCTATCGTCCTGGGTTTGGCACGCGCCCTGAAAAAGGCGGATGTAACTCTTGAACAAAAGCTTAGGCATGAAGGGCTTCTGACACGCGACCCGAGGATGAAAGAACGCCGCAAATACGGCCTGCGCAAGGCGCGCCGGGCTCCTCAGTGGACTAAACGCTAATCATCGCTTTCATATCATTGTAGCGTTTTTGCAATTGGGCGTAGCTTAATCTCTTCAATCTTTCCAGCCCGAAATCTTCTATGGTGAATGAAGCGACCGAATTGCCGTAGAGAAGAGATTTCTTTATGTTGCGGATGGAAATATCATCAGTCTTAGCCAGGTAGCCCATCATCCCGCCGGCAAAAGAATCCCCCGCGCCGGTCGGGTCGCAGACCGTTTCCACTGGATAGCCCGGTATGGCGAAGAAATCTTTCTTAGTGATAAGGAGAGCGCCGTGCTCGCCCTTCTTGATAATCAAGAGTTTCGGCCCCCATTTCAATATCTCGCGCGAGGCGGCAACCACATGATACATTCCGGTAAGTTGTTTCAACTCGTCGTTATTCAATATTAAGCCGTCTATTTTCTGAATCAGCTTGAGCAATGCTTTTTTCTCGCGCTCTATCCAGAGGTTCATGGTGTCCGCGATGACCAGTTTCTGGCGTTTCATCTGCGACATAACTTTCATCTGCAGGACCGGACTGCCGTTTGCCAGGAATAAGTATTTGGAATCCTGGTAGGATTTCGGTATGACCGGATTGAATGTGCCGAAGGTGTTAAGGTCAACGGAAATAGTTTCCGCCGCGCACATATCGCCGACATACCGCCCGTGCCAGCAAAAGGTCTTGCCTTTTTCCACCTGCAAGCCTTCAAGATTGATTTTACGTGCCTTAAGGAACTCCAGCTCCTGCTCAGGAAAATCATTCCCGATAACGCCGACTAACCTGACCGGACAAAAGAGGCTGGCGCTGTAGGAAAAGTAAACAGCCGAACCTCCCGCGATATCGCGCTTCTTGCCTAACGGGGTCTCCAAAGTATCCAGGGCTATCGAACCGACAACTAATAATGACATTTTTATATCCTTCTTTTATTACTCGATTCACATACTCTGCCTCATCACACCGCTATTGTCAATAATTTTAAATAGATTTCATTATTTGACCTTATTTATAATCATTGTATACTTGAATCAATATGATATTTTTACTTCCCGGAATGGGCGCCAACCATAAAATGTATACCGAATCCGAAGGCTGGAAAGAACTTAAGGATGCTGTCTTCCCTGATTGGCCCAAATATAACGGCGAAACTAATTTCGCCGCAGTGGCGCAAAGGCTTATTAAAGAGCATAAAATTACATCTTCCGATTATGTGGGAGGTTCTTCATTGGGAGGCATGATTGCCATTGAAATCGAAAAGATATTAAATAACCCGAAAATCATTTTATTGGGAAGCGCCTTAAATAAATCAGAGGTGAATTCGCTGTTGATAAAATTATCCCCTATAGCGGAAATCACGCCGTTAAAACTCCTTCAGTTATTTACGGATAATATCAGGAACAAATTAGTGGAGATGTTCACGGGAATAGATACGGAGTTTATCAAAGCCATGTGTCTGGCGATAAATAAATGGGAAGGGTATTCCGGCCCGCTGGAAAAGCTTGTGAGGATTCATGGCAAAAGGGATATGATTATCAGATGCCCTGAAAAGTGTTTCGCTATCCCTGACGGCGGGCATCTGATTGCCATGACGCATCCAAGGGAATGCATCAGGTTTATAAAAGAAAATCTTTAATC
Encoded here:
- a CDS encoding helix-turn-helix domain-containing protein, with product MARRNVFIVLDRSEITTLEHFMKKADFRTRKRAQAVWLSHNMKTVEQISKELNCSEKAVYTWLMKYKKYGIKSLSARDRKKKLAPEQLDELISLSGWSFIHSKGKSKQWEARWSFKKMSLWIKDKWGITLSPERVRQIIHKKLAGI
- the rplM gene encoding 50S ribosomal protein L13, encoding MKTTLARNETVKRDWYIVDAADKILGRLASPLAMILMGKHKPIYTPHVDTGDFVIVVNADKVKVTGKKFNQKTYKHYTGYGGGLKEVPMTKMMAKRPEEIIFQAVKRMVPSTKLGKSMIMKLKVFKGPKHNHQAQMPKPIEECAWWKGMQTLKTAKHKTTQIG
- the rpsI gene encoding 30S ribosomal protein S9 yields the protein MTEAFTFHGTGRRKSAKAQVVLKKGTGKIMVNQMDYNKYFTTMQEQANVLKPLQLLDLVNRYDVIAKVNGGGKHGQAGAIVLGLARALKKADVTLEQKLRHEGLLTRDPRMKERRKYGLRKARRAPQWTKR
- a CDS encoding sugar kinase, whose translation is MSLLVVGSIALDTLETPLGKKRDIAGGSAVYFSYSASLFCPVRLVGVIGNDFPEQELEFLKARKINLEGLQVEKGKTFCWHGRYVGDMCAAETISVDLNTFGTFNPVIPKSYQDSKYLFLANGSPVLQMKVMSQMKRQKLVIADTMNLWIEREKKALLKLIQKIDGLILNNDELKQLTGMYHVVAASREILKWGPKLLIIKKGEHGALLITKKDFFAIPGYPVETVCDPTGAGDSFAGGMMGYLAKTDDISIRNIKKSLLYGNSVASFTIEDFGLERLKRLSYAQLQKRYNDMKAMISV